From the Polyangiaceae bacterium genome, one window contains:
- a CDS encoding ThiF family adenylyltransferase codes for MRIVFCGVGALGSLAATSCRNLDATLCFVDFDRVESKNLLSQAFVKQSVGKNKAEALKLQLFNFHGIKSEAFGVRLTADNAVALLARADLIVDAFDNHASRTLLSEYARAHDKALIHAAIAADGSFGLVRWDEHFVADAEDEEGQATCEGGEHLPLIAQVSATLARAVQDFARSGEKHGYLISLNGVNET; via the coding sequence ATGCGCATCGTGTTTTGCGGTGTGGGGGCCCTTGGTTCCCTGGCAGCGACCTCGTGTCGCAACCTGGACGCCACGCTCTGCTTCGTAGACTTCGACCGCGTCGAGTCGAAGAACCTGCTGTCGCAGGCCTTCGTCAAGCAGTCTGTGGGGAAGAACAAAGCCGAGGCCCTCAAGCTTCAGCTCTTCAACTTCCATGGCATCAAGAGCGAGGCCTTTGGCGTGCGCCTGACCGCGGACAACGCAGTCGCGCTGCTCGCCAGGGCCGACCTCATCGTCGACGCTTTCGACAACCACGCAAGCCGAACACTGCTCAGTGAGTACGCGCGCGCCCACGACAAGGCGCTGATCCACGCTGCGATCGCGGCGGATGGCAGCTTTGGACTGGTGCGCTGGGACGAGCACTTCGTGGCAGACGCCGAGGACGAAGAAGGCCAAGCGACTTGCGAGGGCGGGGAACACTTGCCTCTGATCGCACAGGTCTCCGCCACTCTGGCGCGCGCGGTCCAGGACTTCGCGCGCTCTGGCGAAAAGCACGGCTACCTCATCAGCCTCAACGGCGTGAACGAGACGTAG